Genomic segment of Apium graveolens cultivar Ventura chromosome 7, ASM990537v1, whole genome shotgun sequence:
GGATCGatatgaaaaataatattatacaTCGTTTCTAGATAAATAACCGATGCATTAGATATACTAAGACATTGGTTAGTAATCGATGTGAAAAACAAGAAATAATATCAATTGTGCCTATATAACAACGCTTTCATAAATTGAAATGATGTATTAGACATAATAAGACATCAATAATTAGCTATGTCTGTGGTTACATATTTACCTGttatatataatacatatatatatatattaaaacaCTAAAAACTAAAACAAGCAAAATGAATCACATCTAAATAACCAAAACTTTCATTATTATTATCAAACTAATACAAAGTATTCCCATATACATCATTGACAAAATCAAAAACATAATTCTTAAATCTAAACATTATCAAGTCAAAATGAAATTTTCCCACTAGTCTGCTATGTTGAAGCAGATCATATTCCACAGCCTGTTACTTGACCATTTCCTCTTGGATTTATCCTTTTCATTGTTACCTGAGTTGTTGACAAAAAAATTAAGTGAGTACAATGCATATAAAAGTAATTGATGGTGATACTTAACATCTAATAAACTGTGGAAGTGAAGATAAGAGTTGAAAAATGAGTTAGCAAATACTTACACTTTGAACTGTACAAGTGATTGCTATGTCAAATAAAATGTTCACTTTTAGTTTTTCTGCATTGTATTTATAGGAGGGAGGGGAGAATAAGTACATCCATTGAACTGTAAGATGAGAATGTTACCACATTGTATTTATAGGAGGGAGGGGAGAATAGGTACATCCATTGAACTGTAAGATGAGAATGTTACCAAGAAAAGAATGTGTAAGGTCTGCACACAGTTGTCTTCCACTTCATTAGCATGGTGTTGTTCAAttgttcaatttttttttatgttAACATATGTATACTCTTCTATCATAAATGGCTTAAATCCCTCCAAACAAAGTTTAAacaaatttaatttattttaaaaaaaattaaataatgtATCTAATATTACtacaaattttattaattattattcaacTTATATTCTAACAGTACAAACTTCTTTCCTAGATTTTTGTACATAGAAAATCATacacttccaaaattaattttagtaattcaaattataatataaaaaattattgttaaattaagaaaaaaataaaaaaagcaATATTAAAATGAAATGCGAAATCACCGACAACACTACTCTTATTCAAAACTCCCACTTTACTGGAGGGCCAACCAGATATGTATGCATTGCATTGAATTTTAACTATTTAACTATCCAAATTTTGGATTCTAAAATATCTTAACTTaattaaatttcaataatataaaataattattttacctgatttatttttttataaaataatataattataaaataatcaCTCAGTGCATCACACTCGTTATTGACTAGTAAATATTGACTTATGAAAATGGGTTAATCACGGATTTCAAATGTTCATCTATTATATATCTAATACAGCAACAGGGGGTTCGTTCAgcaaatttaatcataaatacaGTAATTAATATCCATACATGATTTGTTTTAACCATTAATGCTCattcattattatataattaataccgattcattcatgtaatttttattacctcaattaaaacatcattaatatgcaactcattcattattatatatttaatacggatttattcatgtaatttttattacctcaattaaaatatcattaatatgcaagtcattaaaaataatttcttcataaaatttacacactctattaaaaaaaattagtataaaaaatttaaatgataACCCTTGCATAAgaattcatataatacataattGACTTATTAATATTGATTAGTTGTTGCATACttagtatatatatttatttataactaattattataaAGATACATGCATGCATCATATAATACATAAGCTATCACATAAGTGACTTACTAATATCGATTAATTATtgcatacttaatatatatatatatatatatatctctaattattatataaataaatggACGCATGCATGTATCCATATACACATATATCCATACAAACATATGTATGTACgtacatgtgtatatatataataattatttagaTATGTTATATTTTCAGAGCAGGTTCTTAATTATCAGAGCAAaacaataaaaatattatattatccTGAGTTTGTTTTTCTATTTGGCATATGGCACTCATGTCTTGTCCTTTTTATTTGCTTCGAAAATTAAAAACctaatattcaaataaaatttcTCTTTTAGTTATTTTTAACGTAAGTTAAATTCTAAAGACGAGAATACATAAATTATTAGTTATCAAATTAATAACATAAATAAAAGAATTTTAAATataaagtaaaaataattattaatagtaatagtaataattttaaatttcattaaaaaataaaaaatatttaatttgaatAGCAGGTctataaaacatatatattaaaaattctaataataataataataattattattatagtaataataataataattattattattattaatattattattaataatattattattattataaaaaaataaaaaatattaatacatgataaacttgagtacaaaatcatattatttataaataaaagtggtagtacatttaaattataataaaatttatttttacaaaatattaCTGTTCGTCGTTAATCTTAAtgacaaaaaaatatatatagataAAAAGATATGCGGAAATCGTACAAAATCTTtctatttaaaaaaaatatatttatttatattaattggTCAAACTTAAGTAAATAATACTTTGTCTCTCGCCCCGCCCCGAAAAACAGCACAACGCCCTTTTGCTTGGCACCCCAATTATGACATCCCTCCTCTCCCACTTCACACCCACCTTTAATCACATAGTTGACTGGCATATACCAAATTTATCACATTATATTCTACTATAAATATTTgcgaattaaatattaaaaacaaatCAACTAGAGAAACttatatattaaatatgattatGTGCATCGCAATCATTTATACCTCTAActgaataaatatttatatttaatcatgtCATACTTTAAGTGTTATATTCTGATATTTACACAAAAAAAATCAGgactttcatatatatatatatatagacacacacacatatatatatgtatatataatatatatacatatatatatatattcttatattcTTATATTTACACACATAAAATTAAATTCAGgactttcatatatatatatagacacacatatatatatatataatatatatatgtatatctatATATTAATTTATGCAAAACACCTTTAACTTATGGTcttcataattcataaaatataTGATTATGTTAGTTTACATTGGTATTTTACGGTTTCATCATGGCGTAAACGAataatatttacaaaaataaataatcTTGGTAAAGTTTACATATGAAATACAACCAAGAAGCGCGTAGTATGTCGAGatatgtgaatttataaataGAGTTACTAAGGTCGGAAATTAAAATTGAAGaatactaaaatttaaataataattataaaataaaattttatgtaaACAAACAACTATATCGAGCAATAGTTTAGGCAATtactaaaatttctaaaaaactTCTATAGATCGTCCTTAACGGTGGAAAATAAGAAATGTCACTAGTCTCTATGTCAacataataaaaataataaaaatctaCTTATATACACAAATAATTCCATCAACATTCGGACGGGGATAACATGAAATATTATCATAATGTATAACTAAAATAATATCGATTCGTCCAATCTATAGCATGCTCGTGCATTGCACGGGCTATAGATCTAGTTATATATAATTgttcaaattttaatttaaattaatcaTCGTAATATGGACATGTGTGCTTGCATATGTAGAActgtatttattttatatatataaaataattttgtagaATCAAATCTAAGATATTTCgacaaattttatatttatgacATAAACTAAAGAATTTAGACggataaaaattataatttatattttacaAATTATTTGTCTACGAGTTCACATAATGTTTTTTTATTTTGACATAGACCCgtgattaaaaaatatattatttatttttaaaaaaaagttaaaTTTATATTCTAAAGtactataatataataataggAATGGAGTATATTTTATTTCAACGGTTATCCCATATtgtaattattaaaaaaaaattaaataatattatatacatgttaaactactaaattacTAAAGTACTAAATTTAATTTTACTATCCCTCTAAACTACTACCAAAACTTATACTACTAAACTACTAGGATCACAACTTCTTcctaatttttatattattttatttattaagaATTATAAATAAACAATATTATTATATACATGTTAAACAACTAAATTACTAAACTAGTACATAGAGTTTGGCTAAACTAGACCAAAACTGATACTACTAAACTACGACCAGAGTTTCTttctaattattttattataaatctatatttattatatattcatataaatatattaaatttattatatGATTGAATAAATACAATTTTAAAATAAGGTCAAAAAACATTTAGTTCAACATTGAGAGCATAATAAACAAAGTTTTTCCagtaattaaataattgatcATTTGATTGTTCATGAAAAATTAATGGTTTTCTAACGTTATAATACCCATACTGCGATTAGTCATAATATTTTAAGTATCATCCCTCTGATACCATAACCCGATCATGACTACCACCATTAATTTTCCTACCACAAGTGTGTTACCATTTTCACCACCAGTAATTTAAGTCAAATATTATATTTGAAGTAACGGATAATTATTTATGTCGCTCCATCGTTTTACCTATCTAAATCATGTTGACCACTTTTGATTTAAGATTACATATTCTTGGAAGAATATTCAACAACCTTGATACATGAGTTTATATTTGTACAGGCCTTATAAATAAATTACTTTGCTCAGAAAATGAGCGAACTGAAAATTCAAGAAATTAACAATTTAAAGACATACAAACATCGTTTGGTTATTAACGAGTGTAACCATCTCGAACAACGACTTTGGTCGACTATCAAAAATATATAAATGGTAAAGTAAAAACAAAGAAAATAAACTCTTCAAATAAAGATTTATTTCTCTTTATGAACTTGATTAATCTTCCAATGATTTAGAATATCTAATTGAGTATCACAAATAATTTTAATCTCATAAAATCCTAAAATTTATTCTTTATCCGAAATATGAATAATTTATCGAAGATcaacaataataaataaaatcaaataaatgAATTTAATAAATATGAATGATAATATTCATAATTAACCTAATAAAGGAGTATATCCTTATCCGAAATATAATAAAAAGTAGACTGGAACATCGATTACAACATGAGTTCGATAATAAACCTATACGCATTAAggaattagaatttaaaattgTTTAATTAATAACCATTCCATAAATttacataaataattaaatattctCAAAACAACATTCAAATAAATTGTCAATAATCGTTTAAACTAACTGAACATATCAAAGAGTCAAGGTAGTAGAACTAGCCTTCGTCGAACCTTCAAGCTAGGAAACCCCGTCCTCACCATGTAATTCCAATCTGATTCCAAGATATAACTGAAACTTTTCAAATAACAAAGTACGAACTATTAATCACGAAAATAACATTTATAATAAAAACTTCTATAACTAACTCTCATATTTATtctataataaaaaaatatctCCAACTCGAccgaaataaatatttaaatataattttgttTATTGTTTATGCTCTTTTAAAATCCGACAAAAGGATTAAAAATAATGCAAGTCACATTATAACTTTCAAAGATTCCATTAACTCTTATCATTAAATATCCAAATAAATCTCACAAAAATTCTATTACCACTTGCACACTCCATATAATTCTACTTTTAATCATTGTTTTTCACTTACAAATCTCATATTTCTTTTGAATTATAAATTTTTATATCTATGTTCTTAATTTagaattttaatttaattagtcCACAAAGTTAACTTAGCCAACTCTTTTAAACATTAAATTAAACTAAATTAAATCCCCCAAATATTCTATTCAACTGATCTCCGTTCTCTATCTTCACCATCATCTCTCCGACCATAGTGGTTGCCCACCGGTAGCAATGATGGCGCCGACAACAGCACCACCGATTGTCATCGTCTCTTTCTCCCCCTCCCTCCTTCCCCGTTCGTCTCTCTACGACTATCTTTATCTTTCTTCCTCTCTCCGACTTCATCTCCCATTTTCTACCAAACTCACAATCTCTCTTTGCTACTCTCTATCAATTAGGAAAGATGTCCAACAACTCATCATTTCACTACTTGATATTTTATTATGATTGGTTCCAATCCTATATCATGAATGAATATCAAAGATGGAACCAACGCACTCTAGGTCATTTGTAAAAGATAGAAGAATGTGCTTTAACTAATCTCACTTATAGTTGTAATGACTTCTTTacttaatatttattatatatatatatctaaaaTTTGTTTTCCCACGAATAAACAAAACACACTAAAATAAAGTGCAACTTTGTATGTGAGAAGACTCAAAAAATTATTCAACTAACCTACATCCGATCAGTTGGTTACCACACCAATATTTTTGACCAAAGAGTTAAGCGTAAAATCATATCTTAAATTAGTATTCAAGCTCGACCTTTGTCGAGCATTAACATCTACCCTACCTTAAGATGGTATTAGACCTAAATAATAACATGTTGAtgtattaattttaaaaagtatttAGATATACTTAATTATATATTTGTTATACACATACATATATctctatacatatatatacatatatctgtATGTATCTATATATGTAGTGATATAGGGTAAGGTTCTAGAGAAACTATCACTATTAAGAGACGAGACTAGATCCCGGGTACTCAGTACTATATTACAAAATATTGTACAAAATATTGTACAAAATACCTATGTTTCTCATTATATAAAATACGTTGTTTTGTATACATTGAAATGAGGAAATATCATATCACGATATCTAAATATATACatttaaaattttcatttctGGAAATAGGGATATGCTTGAACAATTGACACTAATCTTATATCTTTGATTTTCTCATTGTGCTTGGCTTGACAATCCTCCTCACATTACGCCATAGGTGGCTTTTAGCAACACCAACACTTTGTTTCTATAGACCTTGAAAATGTTGCAATATGAAAAAAGAGGTCAATTGCAACACATTTTCGGTGTTGGGTGTAAGGGAGTCACCATAGGTATCAATAAAGAGAGAAAAACGAAATTCTAAATACCGAGAGAGACGTCGAGGGAGAGGAAGAAGGAGGAGGGAGAGAGGCACACTCAAAGTTATGCTTCATTTAACCCTAATTTGATGCCCTCTTTCTTTTTGGTTAAAATTTCATCCACCTGCTCCCCTTTTTTCACATCCCGCCCCCAATTTCATCTCTTGGCCCAAGTTCTAATTAAAATAAATAGCTCGGTCCTTTTTTGTTAAAATTTacattattaatttatatttttttaaagaaatatagttttaaatattttttatgaaaagtgaagaaagtcaaAAATATATAAACATTGTAAATAAAATCAGTAATGACTTGTCAAgttttataaaatgtttaattTATCAATATATTATACATCCACTACACCAGAAACTGAATCAGACAACACCTATTACACAATGGTGGCCAATAAAACTGTTGTCTCAAAAAATCAGACAACGATTAATTGGTAGTTGACCAAAAAGCCTTGTATCATTCTGTTTCACACAATGGTGATTCAACTTATTCGAAATTGTTGTCTAAATGGTGCCCCTGTGCTCCAATGAGACAATGGTTGTATTTATCCTCATTGTGTGACATCTATTGGCACTAGTGTTGTTTAGGTCACAATAAACCGGTGTGCTTTCTATGGTTTTACACAATGGGTTTTAAGGACTGTTGTGCAACTTAGACAACGGTTTTCCGGTACCAATGTGTTATTTATTTGAGACAATAGTGCAGAAAAACCAATGTTAGAAACAAAGCATAACAGACAATAGTTATCACCCCTGTTGAGTAAAAGAGTTTCAGACAATGGTGTCTTACTCGTTGTCTGAATCACATGCATTAGAAAATATGTTACAACAACTTTTATGAAAAACCGTTGTCTAATTTTCAGAGGGTTTTAAAAAAATTGCCTAAAACATAAATCTTTAGACAAAAAGCAAACCAAATGCTTTAAGAACATTGTCAAATAAATGCTTCCAACAAGTTGTCAAACCAGATGTACAAAAAACTTCTCAACCTAACTGAAAGGTACAAATTACATATAACAATTCTTGGATAAAAATCAAACCAAATCCTTCAAGAACAATGCCAAAACAAATCTTACAATAAACTGTCCAACCAAATTTGATTTAGTACAAATTATAAGCAAAGGGGATAACATAGGCACTTATAGGCAACATCTGATCAGTTGATATAATTATGGAAGTTGAATCATCTCTTCTTCCTCCCGCATGTAACTTCTATTTTCTTCCTCGACTTCATCAACAGTTGGGAACATGGTGACATCTACCTCATTTTCAAGTTCAATTTCTACGGATCCCTCATTTTCATCGTCACTTTGATCATCGAACTTGTTTGGTAATTTTAATACAACTGACCAGAATTTTTCAAGAGGGTCGTCAATGTAACAAACTTGCTTGACATGTTTACCTAACACAAAAGGGTCGTTCAGAAAACCTAACTTGTGTAAATTAACAACTGTGTATCCTAAATCATCTATCTTAACCCCTTTGTTCATATCTACCCAATTGCACCGAAAGATAGGGACTCGAAAATGGTTATAGTCCAACTCCCAAATACTTGTGATTACTCCATAAAATGTATGTGAAATATGCTCAATGTTCTTATCCTTATCCTGCACGAGCATTGTATCAGCATGAACACAAACACCGCTGCATTGAACTTGTCGCGTATCATCACGATCTTTTGTGCTGTAGGTAACACCATTGACTTTGTAGCCACTGAATGTAGGGACATACTTGTTAGGCCCTTCTGCAAGCCACATTACCTCCTTAGATACCATACTTTTCACATCAAGCAATTCTGACGAAATCTGTCCAAAAAATAAAATACTAAAGCAATTAGACATTTACTTGATTtctttaaattagaaaaaaattattGTCTAGCTATTACCTTCTTTTGAAACCAATTAGGGAATGTTTCATTTTGCTTGTTCTTAAGCCATTCTTCATCATTTTCATGTAATGGATATCTTGCCACCAAGAAGGCCATATGTTCACTATGAGTAAATCAATTTCAGCTTTTgttgaaaaaaatcataaaatcatgGAACAAAAAACAGATGTATTTATTACTGAAAAATCAGAAATCTAAATAAAGAAACTTACTTGAAATATGGGGTCAATTCATTACTGTTTTGAAGAAGACACAGATGTGCTTGGTGCAAATCCTTGATGCTCGGCTTTATCATTGTTGCACCAGATAAGGGTCTGTATTTCTCCTTGTTCTTATCCCTTCCCGGTAACCCAACTGTTGGTTCTTCAAAATTAACTAAACACTCAACCGCCTCTTCTGCAATATAGGCCTCAGCGATGCAACCTTCCGGATGAGCCCTGTTTCGAACATATCCCTTGAACGTCTTCATATATCTCTCGAAAGGATACATCCAACGTAGGAAGATAGGACCACAAAGCTCAACTTCTCTTACAAGATGAACTGAGAGATGGATCATTACATCAAACAAGGAAGGGGGGAAGTGCTTTTCTAGCTGGCATAAGGTCTCCACCAATTGAGACTGCATTTTTTCTAATTTATCGACCTCAATGATTTTACTACAAATTGCCTTGAAAAAAAGGCAAAACCTGATAATAGTGCACCTGACTTGTTTTTGAAGTACTGACCGAAGTGCGATGGGGAGCAAGTGATGCAACATTGTGTGACAGTCGTGAGATTTCATTCCAACAAGTCGCAGAGTGTCCATTGATACTATACCCTTAAGGTTCGAACAAAAACCATCAGGTAACTTCATGCCAATCAAGGACGAGCAGACAATCTTTTTTTCTTTATGCAATAAGTTCCAAGATGCCATCGGTAACTTCTCtttttttccagaattttttGGTCTCAGCTCCATTCTTATTCCCATTTCAGCCATATCAATACGAACAGATTCTCTATCTTTTGTCTTCCCGGGAATATTTAGCAATGTACCGGTTAAAGCCTCGcatatatttttttctatatGCATCACATCGAGAGTATGGCGAACTGGCAAAAACTTCCAGTACTCAAGCTGAAAAAATATAGACATCTTTTTCTAAATTGGTCGAGGTTCCCCTTTTTTCCACCGAGGTTGGTTTTGTGTCTTACCATAAACATGGTCCGCTAGTGGTAGTACCCTTTCTAACACCTCCTCTCCAGTTAAAGGAATAGGTTCTGATAACTTCTCCATGGTGTTATCAAAGGCTGATTTTTGCCTTCGATATGGATGATTTCTGGGCAGCCATCTACGATGTCTCATAACCACCGTCTTTTTGTAAGTAGCCAACCTGGTAGCTTTTGTTTTATCAACACAAACTACACAAGCATTATATCCTTTAATGATGTTACCCGACAAGTTTCCTAAGGCTGGATAATCACTAATTGTCCACAATAAAATTCCTCTTAGTATGAAAGACTCTTTCTTAAATGCATCATAAACTTGTTTCCCATGCCACAATTTCTGCAAATCTTCTATAAGTGGTTGAAGGTATACATCAATATCATTTCCAGGCTGATTTGGTCCGGATATCAATAGACTTAGCATAATGTACTTTCTCTTCatacaaagccaaggtgggaggtTGTAAATTGAAAGCAACACAGGCCATGTTGAGTGATCACTTCCTGGTCCATGGAAAGGATTAAATCCATCGGAGGATAAAGCTAACCGAAGGTTCCTAGCCTCTGCAGCAAACTCAGGCCACCTTTGATCGACATCCTTCCATGTCTTTGAGTCAGCCGGATGTCTAATTTTACCATCATTTTGTCGCTCGGTTTTATGCCAAGTCATGTCCTTCGCAATCTGAGCTGTATTGAACAAATTTCTCAATCTTGGTATCAATGGAAAGTACCACAGAACCTTAGCAGGGATCCCTTCCAATTCTTCTCCTTTCTTGTTTAACTTCCATCTAGATTCCCCACATATTCGGCAAATCGTCTCATCTTCGTCCCTCTCACCGCGGTATAAGAGACAATCATTCGGACACACATGTATTTTTTCATAATCCATGCCTAAAGTACATAAAGTTTTCTTGGCTTCACCAAAAGATGAAGGCATACTGTTGCCTTCCGGAAGCATTGATGCAAGCAAAAGAAGGACATCGGAAAAGCATTTATCAGAAATACCATGTTTTGCTTTTAAATTATACAACTTGACTAAAGCTCTCATTTTTGTAAAACTCTCGCATCCAGGATAAAGTGGTTCATTTTCACCTTGAACATGATTCATAAAATCAGAAGAATCTAACGAAATATCCTCatcatcgataatatcctgcccCATTCTCATGTTTGTAGGATCAACGGATGATTCCTGTTCAGAAACTACATGACTCTGTACATAATTTGACTCTCCATGCCATATCCAACACGTATAGGTTTGATCAATACCATATTGATAAAGATGATCCTTAACAGTCTGAGCATTCCAAGATTTACTATGAGCGCATCTTAAGCATGGACAactaattttattttgtttaaacccattcagaaatgcaaaaTTTAACAATTCATCCACTCCAAGTTTAAATTCTTGTGTTCTTCTATCTGCTTTCAACCAAGATCTATCCATTTTTACTCAACCAAGTTTAAACCcattcttttgctcaaattcCACAAACATATATATTCCATTAAACTCGATATGGACCCTTATTAAAATTCTCCAAATAGATATGAACCCTAATTTCAAGTTCTCCAAATCGATATAAACACCAAATCCCCAAATTGATATGAATTCAGCAGAAACTTACCTGAGTTCAGCAAAGTGAAGTTCCCCTGGATTACTTCAGACATCAAAGAACTGAGACAAATATATGGTTAAGAAATGGTGTATGAAGGAGACAGTAAAAGAGGCATAATAAAACATAGATACTTCAGACAGACAATGATCACGTATAATAATGCTAGTCAAACTACTTTATTGCTAGTCAAAATTATTTACACTTTCCCCCTCTTTCCCCAGTGTTCCCacttatattttttttgaaaaaaatagaaattttctTAAAGTAAAAGAATTTCGTTTCTTGGTTTATTTAAAACTCAGGACAATCGTTTCAACAagaggaacaattgacatgttaaaacttacattattaaatatatatttaaatatcacTAATTGTTTATGAAATAAATTACAAGTGTCTTCTTTTAATTTGTTACATTGTAATCATATACTATATGTGCATTCAGTGGTTACTTTCGAACTATATAGTCGATAACTCTATATAAAAAATTCGGGATTTGTTAAGTTTTTAAATAGACACTATATCCGTTACAAAAGCGAAACGAGTCATTTTAATGTCGACAAATTTGAATATTTCGCCTttaatttttgttaatttttgttTGATCTAGGGTtatagggtttag
This window contains:
- the LOC141674773 gene encoding uncharacterized protein LOC141674773, with product MDRSWLKADRRTQEFKLGVDELLNFAFLNGFKQNKISCPCLRCAHSKSWNAQTVKDHLYQYGIDQTYTCWIWHGESNYVQSHVVSEQESSVDPTNMRMGQDIIDDEDISLDSSDFMNHVQGENEPLYPGCESFTKMRALVKLYNLKAKHGISDKCFSDVLLLLASMLPEGNSMPSSFGEAKKTLCTLGMDYEKIHVCPNDCLLYRGERDEDETICRICGESRWKLNKKGEELEGIPAKVLWYFPLIPRLRNLFNTAQIAKDMTWHKTERQNDGKIRHPADSKTWKDVDQRWPEFAAEARNLRLALSSDGFNPFHGPGSDHSTWPVLLSIYNLPPWLCMKRKYIMLSLLISGPNQPGNDIDVYLQPLIEDLQKLWHGKQVYDAFKKESFILRGILLWTISDYPALGNLSGNIIKGYNACVVCVDKTKATRLATYKKTVVMRHRRWLPRNHPYRRQKSAFDNTMEKLSEPIPLTGEEVLERVLPLADHVYGKTQNQPRWKKGEPRPI